A stretch of DNA from Planococcus antarcticus DSM 14505:
ACTTGCCGGATTGCCGATGCGAATAGCGGTTGCAACTGTCTCTGGATTTTCTACAACTTTATTATGAACGATTGGTGCTGCACCCGCTGCCTGGATACCTAAAAGTACCGGACGTTTTTCGCCAGTGCGCTCCGCATATTCTGTAAAGCCTTTCCAGGAGGCTGAAATGTTGCCCGCGTTACCGACTGGCAATGCAAAGATATCTGGTACTTGCCCCAATTGGTCAATGACTTCAAATGCGATTGTTTTCTGTCCCTCTAAGCGGTAAGGATTGACTGAATTAACCAAAGCGATTCCTGCTTCTTGACCAACTTCACGCACCATCTGCAGCGCTTCATCAAAATTTCCTTTGATTTCAAGGATTTCCGCTCCGTACATTTTGGCTTGCGCTAGTTTCCCGAGCGCAATGCGGCCTTCTGGAATGACGACGATGGTCCGCATGCCTGCTCTCGCACCGTATGCTGCGGCCGAGGCCGATGTATTGCCGGTTGAAGCGCAAATCAATACGGTCTTGCCTTCTTCTTTGGCTTTTGCAACAGCCATCACCATGCCTCGGTCTTTAAATGAACCCGTTGGATTTGCACCTTCTAGTTTTACGTAAAGGTCAATTCCCCATTCTTTTGACAGTTTCTCCAAATGTACAAGCGGTGTATTGCCTTCTTGCAAAGTCAGTGGAGGCGTATTTTCTGTAATGGGCAGCCATTCTTTATGTTCTTCGATCAATCCTTGCCATCTCATGCTGTTTCCTCTCCTTCTATGCGGTAATGGCTAATGACGCTCGCCGTTCCTTCCAAATCACTCAATACGTCCAAATGTTGCTGTCGAGAAATTTGATGAGTCAGCAAGACCAATTCAGCCTTGTCAACTTCTCCGGCAGGCGACTGCATGACCGATTGGATGCTGGCCTCATGCTTGCTATAGATCGATGTCATTTTTGATAAAACACCAACTTCATCATTTACTAGCAAGCGGTGGAAATATTTTGAAAACCGTTTTGATTCCGGTTTGATGACACGCACATGTTGCGCTGAATGGGCACGTTTTCCGTTGACGCCGAGTTGCAGGTTGCGACATGCTGCGATAATGTCAGATACGACAGACGTCGCTGTTGGCAAAGATCCTGCTCCCGGACCATAGAGCATGGTCTCACCTACAGCATCCCCATATATGTATACTGCATTAAATTCGTTGTTCACAGCTGCAAGCGGATGTGAGTTTGCCAGGAAGATCGGTTCTACTGACACTTCGATTCCATCTTCATCTTTCGTTGAAGAACCGACCATTTTCATGGTATACCCGAATTTATTCGCTAGTTCCAAATCGCCATCACGAATTTCTTTCATTCCTCTCACCAGCACATCATCCAAATGGACTTCTGTCGAGAATGCTAGTGAAGACAGAATGACCATCTTCCGCGCTGCGTCAATGCCATCAACATCTGCTGAAGGATCTGCTTCAGCGTATCCCAATTCAGTCGCTTCAGCTAATGCATCTTCATAAGTCATATTTTCTTTTTTCATCTTTGTCAATATGAAATTTGTTGTGCCGTTGACAATTCCCATCAAACTAGAGATTCGGTCAGAAGCCAGGCCATCTTCTAATGTGCGAATGATCGGCACACCGCCAGCAACACTTGCCTCATAGAAAAGATCGCATTTTTCGAAGTCCGCCAATTTTAATAATTCATGACCATATTCTGCCATGACATCTTTATTGGCGGTAACGACTTGTTTACCTGCTCTGAGCGCTTTTTCGATAGCTGATTTTGCACCGTCTATGCCGCCCATTACTTCAACAATGATGTCGAGAGAAGAATCATTCAATATTTCTTCTATATCCGTCGTGAATACACTCGGATCTAAACTAGAAAGCCGGTCCTTATTTGTATCTCTGACCAGTACTTTTCCGATTGAAACCTGGGCACCTAATTTATGATGCAAATCCTGCTGATGCTGCTGGATGATTTTAGCAACTCCGCTGCCCACCGTTCCAAGGCCTAATAATCCGATTGAAATTTCATTTTTCATTGACGATTCCCCCCATGGTGTGTACACTGTGAAAAAACAACTGTTTTTGTCATAGGGACATTATAGTATTATATTTTAGTTAAAACAACCCTTTTGCAGACTATTAAAAAAGATGGGACTTGATTGGATGAAAGTGAGCAAATTTGGCGGTACTTCAGTAGCTAGTGCACAACAGATAAAAAAAGTAGCGGCAATCGTTAAAGCGGAGCCTTCCCGCAAGATTGTCGTCGTCTCCGCTCCCGGCAAGCGATTTGATGGAGATGTAAAAGTGACGGATCTGCTGATTAACTTGTCAGCCACCGCACTCCGGGATGAACCGACCGAAGCTCCTCTTGCCAAAGTCTTGGGACGCTATTCGGAAATTGCAGATGAATTAGGGCTAGCCAATGACATCCAAAAAGTCATCGAAACTGACCTTATGAACCGTCTTCAATCCGATAAAAGTTCTCCCCCTCTTTTTGCGGACCTGATCAAAGCAAGCGGCGAAGACAACGCTGCAAAATTGATCGCCGCTTACCTGACATCCATCGGTCTCGCCGCCGAATACGTTAATCCGTTTGATGCCGGTTTGTTTGTAAATGGCTTGCCTGAACGGGCACAGGCGCTCCCTGAGGCTTATGATCGTCTGGCAGCATTGGGCAATAAAGAAACCATCACAGTCTTCCCTGGCTTTTTCGGTTATACAAAAGAAGGCTTGCTGCGGACATTCGAACGCGGCGGATCAGATATCACAGGCTCAATTCTGGCAGCTGCAGTCAAGGCGGAGCTCTATGAAAACTTTACCGATGTTGACTGTGTGTTTGCGGCAAATCCGCGTGTCGTCGAAAATCCTGTCGAAATCGAACAGATGACTTATCGGGAAATGCGGGAACTTTCATATGCTGGATTTGCGGTTCTGCACGATGAAGCCTTGATGCCTGTTTTTAAAGCGGCGGTTCCTTTATGCATCCGCAATACCAATAATCCAGCAGCTCCAGGAACTATGATTGTCGCAGAGCGCAATCATTCGCTGCGCCCTGTTACTGGAATCTCCGCAGACAGCGGCTTCTCAACGCTCTACGTCAGTAAATACTTGATGAACCGTGAAATTGGTTTTGGCCGCAGATTACTTCAAATATTGGAAGACGAAGAAATTTCATATGAACATATCCCATCTGGTATCGATAACCTTTCCGTTATTTTGCGCAGCCATCAATTGACTGCCGATAAAGAGCAGCGAATTGTTGATCGTGTGAAAACAGAGCTTCTGGCTGATGATGTCCATATCCGAAGTGATTTTTCAATGATTGTCCTCGTTGGAGAAGGCATGAACAATACCAAGGGTCTGACTGCCCGCGCAGCGAATGCGTTTGCCAGAACCGGAGTCAATATTGAAATGATTAATCAGGGTTCTTCCGAAGTGAGTTTGGTGTTCGGTATCTTGAAAGAAGATGAGCAAAAAATATTGAACGAATTGTACAAAGAATTCTTTGAGCCTGTTTTGGTTCATTAAACAATACTTTCAACTCTTGAGCTTACGGGCTCAGGAGTTTTTTATTAGATTCAGTTGACTTCAGCATAAAACATTTCTTGTTTAATTGATCCAGCTTATTTATTTCTGAAAATTATGATAATATAGAGCTATTCTGAGAGGAGGAAGATTGATGACTGGTATTATCAAGCCCACCCCGAAATTGTACGTGATGGATAACGGTACGTTGAGTATGGATAAAAATTTCATGATTTCCATGCATAACCCAGCAAGTGTAGAACATCCGAATCAGCCAAGTGAAATGGTGACGTTTCCTGTTTACACGGTATTAATTGATCATCCAGAAGGCAAGATTTTATTTGACACCGCATGCAACCCAAATTCAATGGGGGCTGAAGGTCGCTGGGGAAAAGTAACGCAATCTCTTTTTCCAATTGATATGCCAGAAGAATGCTATTTGCATAACCGTTTAGATGAGCTCGGCGTTCGTCCAGAAGACATTAAATATGTTGTAGCTTCTCATCTCCATTTGGATCATGCAGGCTGCCTCGAGCTGTTTACCAACGCGACCATCATTGTTCACGAAGATGAATTGAA
This window harbors:
- the ahlS gene encoding AhlS family quorum-quenching N-acyl homoserine lactonase; the protein is MTGIIKPTPKLYVMDNGTLSMDKNFMISMHNPASVEHPNQPSEMVTFPVYTVLIDHPEGKILFDTACNPNSMGAEGRWGKVTQSLFPIDMPEECYLHNRLDELGVRPEDIKYVVASHLHLDHAGCLELFTNATIIVHEDELNGALQTYARNTKEGAYIWGDIDAWIKNNLQWKTVKRTEDGLQLAEGIKLLNFGSGHAWGMLGLQIQLPETGGIILASDAIYTAESFGPPVKPPGILYDSVGYTSAVEKIRRLSQETNSDVWFGHDADQFKTFRKSTEGYYE
- the thrC gene encoding threonine synthase, with product MRWQGLIEEHKEWLPITENTPPLTLQEGNTPLVHLEKLSKEWGIDLYVKLEGANPTGSFKDRGMVMAVAKAKEEGKTVLICASTGNTSASAAAYGARAGMRTIVVIPEGRIALGKLAQAKMYGAEILEIKGNFDEALQMVREVGQEAGIALVNSVNPYRLEGQKTIAFEVIDQLGQVPDIFALPVGNAGNISASWKGFTEYAERTGEKRPVLLGIQAAGAAPIVHNKVVENPETVATAIRIGNPASWQLALDALDQSNGTILAATDEEILEAYQLLARTEGLFAEPASCASIAGIKKQVESGMLEKGSKVVAVLTGNGLKDPETAISVNQHKALLVPEDMERFWEDLKKGVKI
- a CDS encoding aspartate kinase, which codes for MKVSKFGGTSVASAQQIKKVAAIVKAEPSRKIVVVSAPGKRFDGDVKVTDLLINLSATALRDEPTEAPLAKVLGRYSEIADELGLANDIQKVIETDLMNRLQSDKSSPPLFADLIKASGEDNAAKLIAAYLTSIGLAAEYVNPFDAGLFVNGLPERAQALPEAYDRLAALGNKETITVFPGFFGYTKEGLLRTFERGGSDITGSILAAAVKAELYENFTDVDCVFAANPRVVENPVEIEQMTYREMRELSYAGFAVLHDEALMPVFKAAVPLCIRNTNNPAAPGTMIVAERNHSLRPVTGISADSGFSTLYVSKYLMNREIGFGRRLLQILEDEEISYEHIPSGIDNLSVILRSHQLTADKEQRIVDRVKTELLADDVHIRSDFSMIVLVGEGMNNTKGLTARAANAFARTGVNIEMINQGSSEVSLVFGILKEDEQKILNELYKEFFEPVLVH
- a CDS encoding homoserine dehydrogenase; this encodes MKNEISIGLLGLGTVGSGVAKIIQQHQQDLHHKLGAQVSIGKVLVRDTNKDRLSSLDPSVFTTDIEEILNDSSLDIIVEVMGGIDGAKSAIEKALRAGKQVVTANKDVMAEYGHELLKLADFEKCDLFYEASVAGGVPIIRTLEDGLASDRISSLMGIVNGTTNFILTKMKKENMTYEDALAEATELGYAEADPSADVDGIDAARKMVILSSLAFSTEVHLDDVLVRGMKEIRDGDLELANKFGYTMKMVGSSTKDEDGIEVSVEPIFLANSHPLAAVNNEFNAVYIYGDAVGETMLYGPGAGSLPTATSVVSDIIAACRNLQLGVNGKRAHSAQHVRVIKPESKRFSKYFHRLLVNDEVGVLSKMTSIYSKHEASIQSVMQSPAGEVDKAELVLLTHQISRQQHLDVLSDLEGTASVISHYRIEGEETA